The Candidatus Zixiibacteriota bacterium region TTCGTCCGTTAATCCCAATCACGCGGGCTCCTTTAAAGACAATATTCTGCGCCATATCAAATTCGAAAGGCGCCGGGGCAATGCCAAAGGCGGTAAATGTTCCGGTTCGGCGTAGAATGGCGAAACCGTCACTTACGGCGCTCTTGTTACCAGCCATATCCATAACTACGTCAACTCCCCCGTTGGTTTCATCAAGAATTCTTTCCCGGTAATTCCGGTCCTCAATGACGTTGACGCTCACATCTGCTCCCATTTTGCGGCAAATGTCAAGATTGAAGGGAATCATCCCCAGATTATATATCTTGACAGCGCCGACCGCCCGCGCCACTCCGCAGGCAAACGCCCCGGTTGGACCATCCCCAATAATCGCCACTTTTTTGGCGCCGACATTGCTTTCCATTACAGTATAAACAGCATTGCCGAAAGGCTCCTGGATGCAGGCAATCTCCACCGGAAGGGTGGAATCGTTTTTCCAGCAGCAGACTTCGGGTACGACGGCGTATTCGGCGAAGATGCCGTTAACATCGACTCCCAGGATGGAGAGATTCTGACAGAGATGCATATTTCCGGTGCGACACTGGAAACAATGCAGGCAGGGGATATGAGTCTCGGCTGAGATATAATCGCCGACTTTGATACTTTTCACGGCTGAGCCGACTTCCATAACCTCGCCGCAGCATTCATGCCCGAAAACCAGAGGCGGTTTAATCCGGCTCTGCGCCCAGTTGTCCCAGTTATAAATATGTTTATCGGTGCCGCATATCGAACAGGCCTTTATCTTGAGAAGAACTTCATCTGCCTTCGGCCGGGGAAGGAGAATTTCTGCCATTTCGGCGCCGACCGCTCTTTTGAGTTTCATTGCCGCCAGCATTTTTTCGGGCATCGGTGGTTACTCCAAAAAAAGTAAGAG contains the following coding sequences:
- the tdh gene encoding L-threonine 3-dehydrogenase, coding for MPEKMLAAMKLKRAVGAEMAEILLPRPKADEVLLKIKACSICGTDKHIYNWDNWAQSRIKPPLVFGHECCGEVMEVGSAVKSIKVGDYISAETHIPCLHCFQCRTGNMHLCQNLSILGVDVNGIFAEYAVVPEVCCWKNDSTLPVEIACIQEPFGNAVYTVMESNVGAKKVAIIGDGPTGAFACGVARAVGAVKIYNLGMIPFNLDICRKMGADVSVNVIEDRNYRERILDETNGGVDVVMDMAGNKSAVSDGFAILRRTGTFTAFGIAPAPFEFDMAQNIVFKGARVIGINGRKMFDTWYQLRNLLDSGKVDIRPVISHKFPFTDFLKAFETAISTTTPSAKVVLTM